Within the Bacillus sp. FSL K6-3431 genome, the region CATATACTGATTATGATATGGTCGAAAAGGAACATTTAATTATTTCAAGTAGAAGAGAAGCGGGCAATGCTGTCTTTCGCGTCATTGATAAGGAACCTCCACATGAAAATGCAACTGCTATACAGCCTTCGATTGAAGATGGCTATATGGCGGTGATCAACGGGGTGATTCAATGAACATGATTAACCTTATTTATCGCAATGAACTACTGCAATTATCCCGTAATAAATTTTCAGCCATCCCACTTATTATTAATCTACTATGTTGGGGTTATATCATTATCTCATATGAAATACAACCCGTTCATTATGAAGAGCGTGCTGCTGCTTTTTATCAAGGATTTATGTGGATGTTGATGCTTAATCTATTAATGAGCGGCTTGTTTGCTGTATATATGGCAAGTAAAGATCGGGAAAATGAATTTGAATCTTTAGTTGTGACCTATCAGGTGAAAAACGTCGAATGGATTGTGGGGAAATGGTTGGTCGCACAATTATATGGTCTTGGCATCACCTTCATCACAATACTTGTTCAAGTCAGTTGGCTTGTGATAGGAAAAATATCTTTTGGAGATTTAGTTAAAAACGTCATCTATGTATTTATTCAAATGGAAGGCGCATTATTTTTACTCATTTCTCTTGGTTTCTTATTTGGCATCATATTGAAAAATATGTTTGCCTATATTTTTATTCCGGCTATTTTAGTACTAACTTTAGGAGTTCCCTTTGATTATACAGGTGTTGCATCGACATTTGATAATCCGAGATTACACTTATTGACGCCATTCGATTATATGTTTGTTCAATCTCCTTATGAAAGTATGTGGGGAATCGATCGGGTATTTGAAACAACGATATTGCACCAAATCATCGTTTTATTACTCGGGGGCATTTTTATACTTGCGACACTTTTATTATTTCGCTCTAACCGCAGGATACAGAGCGAAAAAAAGATTGTACCCATATTGATTGCAATACTACTCATACCGACAATTATATTAAGTGGTATTCGTTATGTGCAATATGATCAGGCATTTAAACAATATGTCACAACAGGGGAGCATTATGTAACTGGATTTGAGGGTAGGGATGAAAAGGCATTATCTGAATGGGAATGGGAAAATTCATATTATGATACATATCTAGATAATAAAAAATTTGAGTTTTCAATGGAGCAGACGGATTTATCCGTTCAACTGCAAACAGATAATTCGATAAAGGTCAGGAGTCGATTAACGATTAAGCATAACGGTGATGCTCCCGTTAAAGATGTATATCTGACATTACATCAGGCATTAAATGTGACGGAATGCTCCAGCAGTTTAGGTATTACTTGTTCACGTGAAAAGGATTTTATTATTGTCCACTTTGATCAGATGATAAAACCAGATGAACAGTTCGACTTAAACTTGGATTATCACGGAAGTATTTTACAATATCGTGATGAAGGCTATGTGGAGCATGCTTTTATTAAGAATAATAGAGTGTATCTTCCAAAAGAAGCAGGTTGGTATCCACTTATTGGAGAGCGCCAATTGGTGATCGCACGAGAGCATAATAATCGTTATGTGCAATTTGAACTAAGGAATGCCAGACTAGTTGAGGATTTTCCTACGGCATTTACTGTTGAAATTTCCCATGAAAATAGTAAACTGCCACTTGCTCTGACGATTCCTGAAGTAGAAGCTGGCATCTTTCAAGGAACTTCACAATATGGTTTGTCTTTAGTTGGAGGAACTTTGAAAGAAGTGCAGGTTGATCAAATTCGATTGGTTGGTCATCCGGAAGTTCTCAACGGTGCTAAAAAAGTGATTAAGAAATATCAAGAAGCCTGGAACTTTATTGAAGATTGGCTGGATATCCCAATGACACCGTCCATCATTTATATATTAAATGATGATCATTATTATCTTACCCGATCTACACCTAGTCAGGATTTTCTTGTTTGGTATGCTGGAGATCTTAAATATGTGGAGGATTCGATTATTGCCTATAGAGCAGTTGATTATCTAACAAGCGAACATCGAACATGGGATATGGAAAATGATTTGTATTTACTGAATCAGGTAATTACGTGGTCGATTTTAAGTGAATTGCAAGATGAGGTTGGTTTTAAGAAATGGTATTCACCAATGCGAGAACCAATGGAAGAAACAAAGTCGATAGATATTTTAAATGAATATGAAGAACAAGGCATAGACAAGTTTAATGAAGTCGTTAAATTTCTTTACACACAATACGATCAATTTGAAAACAAGAATGAATTTAAGATAGAAGCTGCTTTACAATTGTACGAAGGAGAAACAGATAAATGAGCGGATTTTCGATTAGACAAAGGCTTTTTCTGAAAATATGGTTTACATCGTTCTATTCAATTTTGGTGATGTTACTTATTCCGATTGCAGCGTATGTTATCAATAGTTCGGGATCGTATACAATTGAAGAGTTATCTAGCATAATTTATGAAGAAGCAGCGCCAATCTGGTTTGTGCTTATATTGCAATGGTGTTTTTCGATTGATTTTGATTCGAAATTTTATCATCAATTGATGACATATCCTGTTTCTAGATGGAAATTCATTATGGAAAGATTCCTATTTTCAGCTTTCATTTTTATTGGTTTATTAAGTGTGGTAACACTCGTTTTAACACCGACTATGGGAGTTTTTGTATGGCAAGGCTTAGCCTTTACGATTCCAGTATACATAGCAATTGTTGGATTTGTAGTCGCAGGTACGGTGATTGGAAAACATTCAATTGGCGGTTTATTGGCTGGGATTCTTTTTTGGATGATTTCAGAATTTAGCGGTATATTTTTGGGAGATCTAAATGTGATTTTACTTAAATATGGCAGTGTGTATACATTTGTTCATGGTGAGAGTGCTTTGTTTGCGGTTGAAAATCATTGGATTTTTTACAATCGATTATTTTATATGGGGATTGGCGTACTACTTATTGGATTAGCGATGTTACAATTAAATCGAAAAACTGTTTAGAAATTCGGAGGGGACGGAATGCAAGACGAAGATTATATGCGCCAGGTGTCACATGGTAATGACTCGGCATTAGATACACTTGTTTTCCGGTATCATAAACCTCTATATGGTTATGTGTACCGTCTATTACAGGATGAAAAACTCGCTGAAGATTTCGTCCAGGATACTTTTCTAAAAATCTATCAACAAGGGAAAAAGGGCTTTGTTCCAGATCATTTTAAACCCTGGATGTACAAAATAGCGACAAATAGTTGTAAAGACTACTGGAAAAAGTCTTCTACAAAGCGAGAGTTTTTTACGGACAAGGATGTAGAAGAAGAAGGGCAGATCCATCACATTATCGATCGCCAATTGGAACGGCAATGGATGGTAGATTCTTTAAATCAATTATCCATAGATTATCGAACAGTTCTTTATTTAAGGTTTTACCAAGATTTGAAATATGCGGAAATCGCTTTTACATTAGATATTTCCATTAATACTGTAAAAACCCGCATTACGCGTGGATTAAAGCAGCTTGAGGGCGTATTGTTAGATGATGAGAGAAAAGGAGTGGGGGTAAATGAGTGAAGACCAAGAGTTATCACGCTTAGAAAACGAGTGGAAACAACGTTTTGATCGATATACAGCCCCAGAGCCAACGAGAGAAAATACAATGAATTTGATTCAAAAGATAAAAGAAGTAGAAGAAATCAAGCCTGTCGATTTAAGAGCTGAGTTTGAAGCCACTCAAGCCACACAAACGATGAAGGAAAAAGTGACCAATGCATTTTTATCACAATGGAATTTTCACGGAAGTGCTAGTTGGATACTGACTGGCATTGTCATGCTCGTCTTAACGATCACTATTAGTCAAAATACACAAAATGAAATGACTGGTTTTTTAGCTTGGATTAAATGGATTACACTTATTATAATAGCTGTCATGGGCTATGCCTTTCGCTCTAAAAACGAAGGGAATCAGATCATTGAAACGTTAAGTTATTATCCTTTAATCCAGCAAATGTTTACACGATTTATTTTTGTTATGGGATTACAATTAGTAATCACGCTACCACTAAGTATTTTCATACTTGGAAATGCCAGTTCTGTTCTGTATTTAATTTGTGCGTTTACACCTATTTTTTTCTTTGGTGTATTTGGTTTTGTTAGTACGATGTGGTTCGGGCAAAA harbors:
- a CDS encoding ABC transporter permease — translated: MNMINLIYRNELLQLSRNKFSAIPLIINLLCWGYIIISYEIQPVHYEERAAAFYQGFMWMLMLNLLMSGLFAVYMASKDRENEFESLVVTYQVKNVEWIVGKWLVAQLYGLGITFITILVQVSWLVIGKISFGDLVKNVIYVFIQMEGALFLLISLGFLFGIILKNMFAYIFIPAILVLTLGVPFDYTGVASTFDNPRLHLLTPFDYMFVQSPYESMWGIDRVFETTILHQIIVLLLGGIFILATLLLFRSNRRIQSEKKIVPILIAILLIPTIILSGIRYVQYDQAFKQYVTTGEHYVTGFEGRDEKALSEWEWENSYYDTYLDNKKFEFSMEQTDLSVQLQTDNSIKVRSRLTIKHNGDAPVKDVYLTLHQALNVTECSSSLGITCSREKDFIIVHFDQMIKPDEQFDLNLDYHGSILQYRDEGYVEHAFIKNNRVYLPKEAGWYPLIGERQLVIAREHNNRYVQFELRNARLVEDFPTAFTVEISHENSKLPLALTIPEVEAGIFQGTSQYGLSLVGGTLKEVQVDQIRLVGHPEVLNGAKKVIKKYQEAWNFIEDWLDIPMTPSIIYILNDDHYYLTRSTPSQDFLVWYAGDLKYVEDSIIAYRAVDYLTSEHRTWDMENDLYLLNQVITWSILSELQDEVGFKKWYSPMREPMEETKSIDILNEYEEQGIDKFNEVVKFLYTQYDQFENKNEFKIEAALQLYEGETDK
- a CDS encoding RNA polymerase sigma factor, which encodes MQDEDYMRQVSHGNDSALDTLVFRYHKPLYGYVYRLLQDEKLAEDFVQDTFLKIYQQGKKGFVPDHFKPWMYKIATNSCKDYWKKSSTKREFFTDKDVEEEGQIHHIIDRQLERQWMVDSLNQLSIDYRTVLYLRFYQDLKYAEIAFTLDISINTVKTRITRGLKQLEGVLLDDERKGVGVNE